From a single Leopardus geoffroyi isolate Oge1 chromosome E1, O.geoffroyi_Oge1_pat1.0, whole genome shotgun sequence genomic region:
- the LOC123603908 gene encoding transmembrane ascorbate-dependent reductase CYB561: MESHTGLAATPRALPYYVAFSQLLGLIAVATTGAWLGLYRGGIAWQGVLQFNVHPLCMVIGLIFLQGDALLVYRVFRNETKRTTKVLHGLLHVFAFIIALVGLVAVFDYHRKKGYADLYSLHSWCGILAFVLYFVQWLVGFGFFLFPGASFSLRSRYRPQHIFFGATIFLLAVGTALLGLKEALLFKLGAKYSTFEPEGVLANMLGLLLAGFGVTVLYILTRADWKRPPQAEEQALSMDFKTLTEGDSPSSQ; this comes from the exons ATGGAGAGCCACACAGGCCTGGCGGCCACCCCCAGGGCGCTGCCTTACTACGTAGCTTTCTCCCAGCTGCTGGGCCTGATCGCGGTGGCCACGACCGGTGCCTGGCTCGGTCTGTACAGGGGCGGCATCGCCTGGCAGGGCGTCCTGCAGTTCAACGTGCATCCCCTCTGCATGGTCATAGGCCTGATCTTCCTGCAGGGAGATG CCCTGCTGGTTTACCGTGTCTTCAGGAACGAGACCAAACGCACAACCAAAGTCCTGCACGGGCTGCTACACGTCTTCGCGTTCATCATCGCCCTGGTGG GCCTGGTGGCGGTGTTCGACTACCACAGGAAGAAGGGCTATGCTGACCTGTACAGCCTGCACAGCTGGTGTGGCATCCTCGCGTTTGTTCTCTACTTCGTGCAG TGGCTCGTGGGCTTTGGCTTCTTCCTGTTCCCTGGAGCTTCATTTTCTCTGCGGAGCCGCTACCGCCCGCAGCACATCTTCTTTGGCGCCACCATCTTCCTGCTCGCTGTGGGCACAGCCCTGCTGGGCCTGAAGGAGGCGCTGCTGTTTAAACTTGG GGCCAAGTATAGCACGTTTGAGCCTGAGGGCGTCCTGGCCAACATGCTGGGCTTGCTGCTGGCCGGCTTTGGCGTGACCGTGCTCTACATTTTGACTCGCGCTGACTGGAAACGGCCACCCCAGGCGGAGGAACAAGCTCTCTCCATGGACTTCAAGACGCTGACCGAGGGCGACAGCCCCAGCTCCCAGTGA